In Deltaproteobacteria bacterium, the genomic window CAAATTTCGTGAAAAATCATTTGTGCCAAAGAGTCATCGGCATCTAGGTCTTCTGGGCTTCCAATAGTGAGAGTTTCTTTTCCATCCCAGGCGGCAAAGACTTCGCTTGAGCGTGTTAGCTTCATTCCCAATTGCTTGGCAGTGTTTGTCCAAATCAAGTCCAGCGGATCTTGGTAGATTTTAGTGATTGGCCGTGAAGTCATGGGTTGGGTCTTATCACCTTGGGGATGCTAGCCAAGGGGATAAGTGCAACCCAGCAGAGCGGCAGCAGCGGCGTAACGAAGTTCATCGACAACATTGGTTTGGATTTTGGCGAACTCGAGGCCTCGGGTACGATCTTTAGAGCTGATCACCGCAGAAATCACAATCGCAGATCTCAATCGAATAACGCCCGCTGGATGGATGAGCACAGACTCCATAGCTCCAAGGTTGGGTAAGATCAGGTTCTTCTAAAACGAGGTTTTCTTGGAAAAGCCATACATAATAAGGGGTTTCAAAACCCTAAATCCGGAATGAATCGTGTGCTGAGTGCGGCGAATACGAAAAATCGTTCCAATTTCGGCAATCTTTCTTGATTTCAATGCTTTATGGAATTTTCGTCCGTGTAACTGACCCGGAAATCAACGTTGAGTCGACCTTCCGTTCTGACTATCTTTGTAAGTAGGGGAAACTCGGGCTCAAGTTTTACCGTCGTGGGCTCGGTACCTTTTGGGGGAATAACTATGAAATATGCGGGGACGACTGTTCGCGTCGCTATACTTTTATCACTCGGCTTGATGACCATGCCAATGGCGTTATGGGCGCAAGATACAGCCGAGGATTTTGGAGATGTAGGCTCCCTGGGCGATCTCGATTTAGATGCACTCTTGAGCCTCGATCTTACGGTTACATCGGCTACCAAGTTCGAACAAACTGTTTCAGAAGCACCGGCCATCATTTCCGTTATCACGGCCAAGCAAATTGAAGAGCGCGGTTATCAGAGTGTGGCTGAAGCGTTGCAGTCTGTTCCCGGACTTTATGTAAATACCGATTGGGTATCGCCCGATGTGGGTGTGCGTGGAGTCAGCGGCGGCTTGCGCGGTGGAAGCCGGGTCATCAAGGTGATGATCAACAGTCAGCCGGTATCATTTCGAATTGAGACAACCAACTGGCTCGGGCCTGAATTTATCCCACTTAAAGCCATCGAGCGCATCGAGGTCATCCGGGGACCGGGTTCAGCACTCTATGGTGCAAATGCTTTTCTTGGAGTTGTGAACGTCATTACGCGAAGTGGTGAGTCAGCAAATGGTGGAGAGTTTTGGGCACAGGGCTCCCAGGCATTGGGGCGAAACAGTTACACCCTTGGTGTTCAGGGAGGTCGTCAAGTTGGAGCGGCGGAGTATTACGTTGCGATTCAGCGAAACGAAACCAATCGAAGTGGGTTAAGTATTCCCATCACTTATCAAGACGAGCAGTGGCAAGAGCAGAACGAGAACCTGTTGGGGCGTACATCTTACGACGATTTTGCAACGCCTTGGTCATTGGTCGCCACCATGAAGCTGGATGTGGGTAGCCTCTTATTGGACGAAGATGAAAAGTACGGTTTTCTAAGTGCGATGGTTAATCATCAGTCCTTAACAAGCGGCGGTAGCTTCACGGACTGGTCAGTACTGCAATACGACGAAGACAGTTTCACGCTTGCTGATGGAGAGCGCGGAAGTCGCAAGGTAAGAAATACGGGCAACCGAGTTGGCCTTCATAATACCACGACGCGGCTGAACTATATGTTGAATCTTTTTGATGCGGTTGATGTGACCTTGGGCGCTGCTTTTGCTCAGGGTGGTACCAGTTCTAACGAACGTCTTCGTCAGCTAGGGCAAGACACTGAAATTTTTGGCCAGGTTCCCACCCAAAACCGCGGCCATTACGGTTACACCAGTATGGACGTGATGGGCGAGGTTTACTTCACAGTTTTAGAGAATGCGTTAACCCCTGACAGTGGTTTTTTGGAAGATGTTACAGTCATCAATAACCTGAGCTTAGTTCTTGCGGCGGATTTGATGCAGGACACCATCAGTTATCAAGAGCGACCTCGAGACCGTGAGTATTTGGAAAGTGATTTATCGAATGTTGGTGTCTTGGGACAACTTACAGGCAGTCTATTCAATAAGCGATTGGGCTTTATTGTAGGCGCTCGTTACGATGAATATTCGGGCCCTGACCTTTCTGAATACCAGCTCGATGCATACGAAGATAAAGTGCAAAAAGGGTTTGTCGGTGAGAAGTATTTGGAACTCTGCGAAGGCAACTCCGTTTGCTACAGCAGCTTAAACTACCGAGCCGGTTTGACGATGTCTCTTCTGCAAAAAGTCGGCAAGCTTGGAGACTATACGCTTCTTGATAATTTATATTTAAAGGCGCTCTACGGCACAGCATTTAAGGCGCCAGCTCCTTCATATCTTTACAACAACGGAACCCCTGCGGGTCAAACACCTATTCAGGCATTTGCTGGATTGCTTCCACAGGATGTGAATTCGTTGGAGTTTCTTTTGGGCGCAGACTTTCTGGACGGGCACGTCAATCTATCGCTCGTCTATTTTATGAACGATGTGGTTAACAAAACAGGGTACAAGAAAACGGGTAGCTTTATCATCGCCTACAATGCACTCGATGTGAAAACCATGGGTGTGGAAGCGACTCTCAATGTTCGTTGGGAGCCGGTCGAGCTTTCGGTAGGATTCTCACAACAAT contains:
- a CDS encoding TonB-dependent receptor, with protein sequence MKYAGTTVRVAILLSLGLMTMPMALWAQDTAEDFGDVGSLGDLDLDALLSLDLTVTSATKFEQTVSEAPAIISVITAKQIEERGYQSVAEALQSVPGLYVNTDWVSPDVGVRGVSGGLRGGSRVIKVMINSQPVSFRIETTNWLGPEFIPLKAIERIEVIRGPGSALYGANAFLGVVNVITRSGESANGGEFWAQGSQALGRNSYTLGVQGGRQVGAAEYYVAIQRNETNRSGLSIPITYQDEQWQEQNENLLGRTSYDDFATPWSLVATMKLDVGSLLLDEDEKYGFLSAMVNHQSLTSGGSFTDWSVLQYDEDSFTLADGERGSRKVRNTGNRVGLHNTTTRLNYMLNLFDAVDVTLGAAFAQGGTSSNERLRQLGQDTEIFGQVPTQNRGHYGYTSMDVMGEVYFTVLENALTPDSGFLEDVTVINNLSLVLAADLMQDTISYQERPRDREYLESDLSNVGVLGQLTGSLFNKRLGFIVGARYDEYSGPDLSEYQLDAYEDKVQKGFVGEKYLELCEGNSVCYSSLNYRAGLTMSLLQKVGKLGDYTLLDNLYLKALYGTAFKAPAPSYLYNNGTPAGQTPIQAFAGLLPQDVNSLEFLLGADFLDGHVNLSLVYFMNDVVNKTGYKKTGSFIIAYNALDVKTMGVEATLNVRWEPVELSVGFSQQSSERLPPEGSEFLFSETVAFPELMMNANLTVDVAFVKSYLNIEYQYIGERTGFPFNQPGVNEMNTERYTLGAYNLMNVSLTSYALNIFGDDMPTTFNCTVRNLLAEEYQYPGFQMSYGIDLPGEPRRVFLGVKQKF
- a CDS encoding YkgJ family cysteine cluster protein, which codes for MTSRPITKIYQDPLDLIWTNTAKQLGMKLTRSSEVFAAWDGKETLTIGSPEDLDADDSLAQMIFHEI